The Sesamum indicum cultivar Zhongzhi No. 13 linkage group LG6, S_indicum_v1.0, whole genome shotgun sequence genome has a segment encoding these proteins:
- the LOC105165429 gene encoding transcription factor TCP4-like: protein MGESSHHNSASSSRLGLRNSIGGEIVEVQGGHIVRSTGRKDRHSKVCTAKGPRDRRVRLAAHTAIQFYDVQDRLGYDRPSKAVDWLIKKAKAAIDELAQLPPWHPTSCSAPNASFEQEEMQKKVEEEQQQQLGIHHADLVISNISGPSSKRAMTMLGGEDEQQRLQQSGNVNIPNAQNSSFLPPSLDSDAIADTIKSFFPMGASAEVSSSAMQFQNFPTPDLLSRNSGNSQDLRLSLQSFQDPILLHHQPQQHQNPTQQTEQSHSQAQVLLSGTPLGFDGAAGWPEHHQQAAELSRFQRLAPWNSGGETASESGGAAAGYLFNSPPAPQPLLQQLLGHNQFFSQRGPLQSSNTPSIRAWMDPSSIAIATADHSQQQQQQQQHHHHPTVVPIYPSSMPGIGFASGVGGFSGFHVPARIQGDEEEHDGYSDKPSSASSDSRH from the coding sequence ATGGGAGAGAGCAGTCATCATAACTCAGCATCATCATCAAGGTTAGGCCTAAGAAACAGTATTGGTGGAGAGATAGTGGAGGTACAAGGCGGCCACATTGTCAGGTCCACCGGCAGAAAAGACCGGCATAGCAAAGTCTGCACAGCTAAAGGTCCCAGAGACCGCCGCGTCCGTCTAGCCGCCCACACCGCCATCCAATTTTACGACGTCCAAGACCGCCTTGGCTACGACCGGCCCAGCAAGGCGGTGGATTGGCTCATCAAGAAGGCTAAAGCTGCCATAGATGAGCTTGCGCAGCTCCCGCCTTGGCATCCTACTAGCTGTTCTGCGCCAAATGCTAGTTTCGAACAAGAGGAAATGCAGAAGAAAGTGGAAGAAGAACAGCAGCAACAGCTTGGTATACACCACGCTGATTTGGTGATTAGTAATATTTCCGGGCCTTCAAGTAAACGGGCAATGACGATGCTGGGAGGCGAAGATGAGCAGCAACGTCTGCAACAGAGCGGCAATGTGAACATTCCTAATGCACAGAATTCAAGCTTTTTGCCTCCATCTTTAGACTCTGATGCCATTGCTGATACCATCAAGTCTTTCTTTCCAATGGGTGCTTCGGCTGAGGTCAGTTCCTCAGCTATGCAGTTCCAGAACTTCCCAACTCCCGATTTGCTATCAAGAAACAGTGGTAATAGCCAAGACTTGAGGCTTTCTTTGCAGTCATTTCAAGATCCAATTTTGCTCCACCACCAGCCTCAGCAGCACCAAAATCCCACTCAACAGACTGAACAATCACATTCACAAGCACAAGTTCTACTGAGTGGCACTCCGCTGGGGTTTGATGGAGCGGCAGGCTGGCCGGAGCACCACCAGCAGGCAGCAGAACTCAGCCGCTTCCAGAGGCTTGCACCTTGGAATTCTGGTGGAGAAACTGCCAGTGAGAGTGGTGGAGCAGCTGCAGGATACTTGTTCAATTCGCCACCAGCACCACAGCCGCTGCTGCAGCAGCTGTTAGGCCATAACCAGTTTTTTTCACAGAGGGGACCCCTTCAGTCCAGTAACACACCTTCGATTCGTGCTTGGATGGACCCATCTTCCATAGCAATTGCCACGGCTGATCATAGCCAACAGCAACAGCAACAGCAACAGCACCACCACCATCCAACAGTTGTGCCTATCTATCCATCATCAATGCCCGGGATTGGTTTTGCCTCCGGAGTTGGTGGGTTCTCTGGGTTTCACGTTCCTGCACGAATTCAGGGTGATGAAGAGGAGCACGATGGCTATTCAGACAAACCATCCTCTGCTTCCTCTGACTCTCGCCACTGA